One Haemorhous mexicanus isolate bHaeMex1 chromosome 7, bHaeMex1.pri, whole genome shotgun sequence genomic window, TGAGGGTTTGTTTACAAACACAGCCCATGTGCTGTTGGGTGAGACACCAAGGGCTGGCTTTGACTGGGAGGTTTCCTGTTGGCAGTGTCCAAAGTCAGCATCCATGTGCTCTCTCAGTATTTTTTGTGCTCAGTGGATTTCAGAAGTGTTTAGTCATGTAATCAATACAGAAATCTGTGCAGTGCAATTAATTAATTGCCATCAAACAAGCTGTGGGGATCAGGGCTCAGTGTTGGCGCCAGTTCTGTTTAAGGtctttattgatgatctggCTGAGAAGGTCGAGGGCGGCCGCTGAGTTGACAGAGAATGGAAGGTGAGTGGGATGTgcatctgctggagggcaggaagctcTGCAGGGGAaactggacaggctggatttgtgggccagggcagaggggtAGAGTTCCCACCCCTGGAGGGGTTTcacagctgtgtgtggcacttggggaccaGGGATGGtggtggcctcagcagtgctgggggtaTGGACTCAATCTGGAGGGTCTTTCCTAAGGCACTGACCCTGTGCTGGGTAATGTGTGGGGGTCAGCAGTGACTCTGTGCCTGGGTGACCCCGTGGGGAACAGCAGTCACTGTGCCAGGGTGATGTGCAGGGGTCAGCAGTGACTCTGTGAGGGtcagcagtggctctgtgccagggtgaTGTGCGGGGGTCAGCAGTGACCCTGTGAGGGtcagcagtggctctgtgccagggtgaTGTGCAGGGGTCAGCAGTGACTCTGTGAGGGTCAGCAGTGGTTCTGTGCCAGGGTGATGTGCAGGCGtcagcagtggctctgtgccagggtgaTGTGCAGGGGtcagcagtggctctgtgagGGTCAGCAGTGGCTCTGTACCAGGGTGATGTGCAGGGGTCAGCAGTGGCTCTGTACCAGGGTGATGTGCAGGGGTCAGCAGTGACCCTGTGAGGGTCAGCAGTgcctctgtgcccaggtgaccccgTTGGGGGTCAGCAGTgcctctgtgcccaggtgaccccgTTGGGGGCCAGCAGTgcctctgtgcccaggtgaccccgTTGGGGGCCAGCAGtgcctctgtgcccagcccgtgtgctctgtgcccgCTCAGGTGCCAACGCTGAAGCCCATGGACCTGATGGTGGAGGCCAGCCCGCGCAGGACCTTTGCCAACGCCCACACCTACCACATCAACTCCATCTCTGTCAACAGCGACTACGCCACGTACCTGTCTGCCGACGACCTGCGCATCAACCTCTGGCACCTGGAGGTCACCAACAGGAGCTTTAGTATCCTTCGGTGCCCTCTgcacagcaggggcagctcagctgcctgtGTTTAAGAGAATCACTTCAGTGTTACTAATTAGAGTGGGTGTTTGAAGCCAGGGCTTAAAAGAGGATTCTGAAGTCTGGAGGTGTAATGCAGTGAAAGCAGGCTTTGGGATGCTCAGTCTTTGCTGAGGGCAAGCATGCCTCCAGTGGAAGACTGTCAGTAGAAACATCAGAGAGGGTTTGATTTCTAAGGAGAAATTGAGGAATTGTGGGAGCATCCCTAACCTTGGAATTCAATCAGCTTAAATAAGAGTTGTTGGATATGAACAGTAGATCCTTTGTTACTGCGGATACTCCCTTCAAAGTTTGTGGTCTCTCAACCAAGTGGCATTTCTCATGAAACCAAATCtcaatattttttcatgtcAAATGATATCATTAACTGCAGAAGTAATTTTCAGATCTTTCTGCAAACCTCTGTAACTAAAACTAACAGAGTGCTTTACATTGACAAATCTGCAGTAAAATAAAAGCTGCAGGAGTACTGGTGCCTGAATAGGTCAATTTCCAATGTTTTAGGTCAGGTTTTCCAAAGCTTTAGGTAAAGAGATGAGGCTTATTTGGTGTGCAATAAGAAGCATTAAGAAGGATGCTTAGGGAGACTTGCTGGACTTTGATTCTTGTGAGATAGCCTTTCACTCCAGGAGTCTGAAACAGCCCAGCATTTTGGATTCGAGATGGAGAAAGCACTAATTAAAGAGTGGAGAGGCACTTTTTAAAAGAGCATGTAAAGACAGGCCAAAGGAGACTGGCTTCCAAGAGCCAGAGGACAGGGCTagatgggatgttgggaaggaattgttccctggcagggtgggcaggccctggatccctggcagtgcccaaagccaggctggacactggggctgggagcaatCTGGTCCCTCCCACCCCAGACCAGTCTGCGATTCTGTGACTTGTGAAATCCAGAGTTCTCCAGGCTGTCCCCCACTCTTGTACCTTAGGGTGGAAAGGAAGCTCTTGCCCCAGTTTCCTAGCTGGCATTGTTAGGCTCTGTCACTGATGAGCTGCCGGAGGGGCTCGGGTGTGAGGCGTTGCAGGCCTTGACCAGCTGTGGCAGACATCGTGGACATCAAGCCAGCCAACATGGAGGAGCTGACGGAGGTGATCACGGCGGCCGAGTTCCACCCACACCACTGCAACGTGTTCGTgtacagcagcagcaagggcaCCATCCGCCTGTGCGACATGCGCTCGTCAGCGCTCTGCGACCAGCACTCCAAGTGTGAGTGCCCTCCTGCCTTCCGCcgcctcctgccttccttccttccttccgccacctccttcctgccctccttccgccacctcctgccctccttccttccgccacctCCTGGCCCTCCTTCCGCcgcctcctgccttccttccttccaccgcctcctgccttccttccacctcctgccttccttccgccccctccttccttccttccacctcctgccctccttccgccacctcctgccctccttccttccgccacctCCTGGCCCTCCTTCCGCcgcctcctgccttccttccttccgccccctcctgccctccttccgCCACCTCCTGGCCCTCCTTCCGccccctcctgccttccttccacctcctgccttccttccgccccctccttccttccttccacctcctgccttccttccgccccctccttccttccgccacctCCTCCCCGCCTTCCgccccctccttccttccttcccccacctcctgccttccttccttcccccacctcctgccttccttccttcccccacctcctgccttccttccttcccccacctcctgccttccttccttcccccacctcctgccttccttccttcccccacctccttccttccttccttcccccacctccttcctgccttccttccgCCACCTCCTGCGTGcctttcctgcccttcctgcccgccttccttccttccttccctcctgcctgcctgcctttctTCCTGCCCgcctcccttcctctcctccctccttcctgcccaccttccttccctctggCCACGGGGGACCCGACCTCCCTGGGGAGCGCCAGGGGAGGGgagtgcagcagtgctgggcccGTCTCAGCTCTCTTGTTCTGTCTGcccctgggcacaggtgtggtGTGAGGCACCACCTGGCTGCTCTTTGCCCATTTGTGCCTCATAAACTGACAGGGATGAGCACTTTGGGCACAGTGAGGCCTGTCTGCTGGCCACACTCAGGCTGGGTCCCTCTCAAGGTATCTGCTCTCCCCTGTGACCAGTGCAGCTGCTAGGATAGGATGAATCCCTAGGAATACACCCTGGAAgtttccagggctgcagggtggctgctccccaggctgctgagccACCAAAGCATGAGCAAGTGAGGAAAGAAAGCTTTGCTGTGGAAGCCATGGGGATCCTGCCTGGGCCTTGCACACAGCCACATGTTCCTGttccctgctggcagagctgagctctagCAGTGCCTGCCacagggacacttccaggcCAGCTTCCTGCAGTGCAGAGAGGGCTTTCTTGGGGCTAGAAGGAAATACTTGTGCAATGGGAAGTGACTAATGCGAGGCCACCCCACTGATCCGGTTCAGTGTCGCATTAAATCACTTAAAAGCActttatttttatctgcttGTGACTGAATCCCATCCTGCTGCAAGGGGTCTTTCAAAAACTAGTGAGGTCTGGGTAGGCTGGGTCAGGGATCTCTGATTTCAGAGGTTGACTTGTGGATTTAAACAACACATGTGTTGATCTGCTCTCTAAAGTCACACAAACTGTGTTGCAAATGTAGCTGCTCACATTTCAGGGTTTGTTCAGTACAGCTGTGGTTCAGAGCTAAAGAAAAGTACATGGTCCAGTGGTCTCCTGGTGCTGGGGTCCCTGCTGttcccacctgctgctgctctggctgatgTGTAGATCAGGTGTGATGGTTACAGTACCCACTGCAGTTTGCTGCTCTGGTTGATCCCCAAGACCTGTGAGTTGTGGTTTGCTGGTGCTGTGCTCCAGTTGAATGTTGGAGATGGACATCTGGCACTCTGGTGACCTAGAGCACCGCAGTGCTAAAAAAGAGATTATTTCTGAGACGTGTCTAACAGCAACTTTCTTCAAAGAGAAGCTAGTCACTGATTTGAAATTCTCCAGTGCTGAAAACAAGAGGCGTTGGTTTCATGTGGAACTGTGTGTTCTCTCTGCAGTTTTTGAGGAACCGGAAGATCCTAGCAGCAgatcatttttttcagaaataatatCCTCGATATCTGATGTGAAATTCAGCCACAGCGGGCGATACATGATGACAAGAGACTACCTGTCTGTCAAGGTGTGGGACCTCAACATGGAGAACAGGCCCGTGGAGACCTACCAGGTAGAGCAGCCACGCGTGCTGAgctgtcccttctgtccccgTGCCCGTGCGTGTCCAACGCGTGTCCCTTCCCCAGGTGCACGAGTACCTGCGCAGCAAGCTGTGCTCCCTGTACGAGAACGACTGCATCTTCGACAAGTTCGAGTGCTGCTGGAACGGCTCCGACAGGTGAGGCTGAGGGGCCTGGCTCGGGGACgggctcagcctggccaggCCCAGCCAGCGGGGGTGCCAACGGCTCCGAGTCACAAATGTCACACAAATCCCTGCAGTAGGCAGGTCACACCGACAGGATTgccagggctgttcctgccctgtgccaggtgagcccccacctgcagagctggcccagcacaggagggacctggagctgctggagggaatCCAAAGGAAGCACCAAATGCTCACAGGctggaacagctctgctgggagaggctATTCAGGCTCTTCCTGAAAGGctgttcccctggagaggagaagctccagggTGGCCTCACAGTACCCAAAGGAGCCAAGAAACTGGAGAGTatttacaagggcctggagtgccgggacacagggaatggctcccactgccagggggcagggctggatgggata contains:
- the PPP2R2D gene encoding serine/threonine-protein phosphatase 2A 55 kDa regulatory subunit B delta isoform isoform X3 encodes the protein MDLMVEASPRRTFANAHTYHINSISVNSDYATYLSADDLRINLWHLEVTNRSFNIVDIKPANMEELTEVITAAEFHPHHCNVFVYSSSKGTIRLCDMRSSALCDQHSKFFEEPEDPSSRSFFSEIISSISDVKFSHSGRYMMTRDYLSVKVWDLNMENRPVETYQVHEYLRSKLCSLYENDCIFDKFECCWNGSDSTIMTGSYNNFFRTFERSTLRDTTLEASRESSKPRAILKPRKVCTTGKRKKDEITVDSLDFNKKILHTAWHPMENIIAVAATNNLYLFQEKVN